One Elaeis guineensis isolate ETL-2024a chromosome 10, EG11, whole genome shotgun sequence genomic window carries:
- the LOC105042774 gene encoding uncharacterized protein isoform X2 codes for MRRLSSLGIGLSLVSGFLFLALAAELYYLFWWKKRGANGDIEDNYTNPGRELLYLFCWKKPSSLSSTALNPQEISTSANATDHSDDGHLYLHSNSGKDHLLSPFGGGEESMEAELIRLHSLSGPPRFLFTIKEETKEDLESEDGRSRGGRSRKSSRGRSLSDLLVSAETPFLTPLSSPPFFTPPLTPLDCYSRHGFNPLFESSKEDDLNRIRSSPPPKFKFLKDAEEKLLRKTLMEEALKAHRNGGVVEDVAKQQASLPSHHPAVATSSPTSPAEEENGSFINIVIAKNREKGHLHHSSSSQQYIQCKAPGFVAFAPWFVLKIMKTNSFSPQL; via the exons ATGCGACGTTTGAGCAGTTTGGGCATAGGGCTGAGCCTTGTCTCGGGGTTCCTGTTCTTGGCGCTGGCAGCAGAACTTTACTACTTGTTTTGGTGGAAGAAGAGAGGAGCTAATGGAGATATAGAGGATAACTACACCAACCCAGGGAGAGAGCTCCTCTATCTCTTCTGCTGGAAGAAGCCATCTTCTCTAAGCTCCACAGCTCTCAACCCCCAGGAAATCTCCACTTCAGCTAATGCCACAGATCACTCTGATGATGGTCACCTTTACCTCCACTCGAACTCAGGAAAAGATCATCTTTTGAGTCCatttggaggaggagaagagagtaTGGAGGCAGAGCTTATTAGGCTGCACAGCCTTTCGGGGCCTCCAAGATTTCTCTTCACCATCAAAGAGGAGACAAAGGAGGACTTGGAGTCAGAGGATGGGAGATCCAGAGGAGGGAGGAGCAGGAAAAGTTCAAGAGGGAGGAGCTTGAGTGATTTGCTTGTCTCTGCTGAGACCCCATTTTTAACTCCTCTCTCTTCCCCTCCTTTCTTCACCCCACCTCTGACCCCCTTGGATTGCTACAGTCGACATGGATTCAACCCCCTCTTTGAATCCTCAAAAGAAGATGATTTGAATAGGATCAGATCCTCACCCCCTCCAAAGTTCAAGTTTTTGAAGGATGCTGAGGAGAAGCTCTTAAGGAAGACACTGATGGAAGAAGCCCTGAAGGCTCACAGAAATGGGGGAGTTGTTGAGGATGTGGCCAAGCAACAAGCTTCTCTTCCTTCTCATCATCCTGCGGTTGCTACCTCATCTCCCACAAGCCCAGCAGAAGAGGAGAATGGTTCTTTCATCAATATAGTCATTGCAAAGAACAGAGAGAAGGGGCACCTCCACCATTCAAGCTCCTCCCAG CAATATATACAGTGCAAAGCACCTGGATTTGTCGCCTTTGCACCTTGGTTTGTGCTAAAGATCATGAAGACCAATTCCTTTTCACCTCAACTTTAA
- the LOC105042774 gene encoding uncharacterized protein isoform X1 — MRRLSSLGIGLSLVSGFLFLALAAELYYLFWWKKRGANGDIEDNYTNPGRELLYLFCWKKPSSLSSTALNPQEISTSANATDHSDDGHLYLHSNSGKDHLLSPFGGGEESMEAELIRLHSLSGPPRFLFTIKEETKEDLESEDGRSRGGRSRKSSRGRSLSDLLVSAETPFLTPLSSPPFFTPPLTPLDCYSRHGFNPLFESSKEDDLNRIRSSPPPKFKFLKDAEEKLLRKTLMEEALKAHRNGGVVEDVAKQQASLPSHHPAVATSSPTSPAEEENGSFINIVIAKNREKGHLHHSSSSQVWCDLTAIYTVQSTWICRLCTLVCAKDHEDQFLFTSTLIL, encoded by the exons ATGCGACGTTTGAGCAGTTTGGGCATAGGGCTGAGCCTTGTCTCGGGGTTCCTGTTCTTGGCGCTGGCAGCAGAACTTTACTACTTGTTTTGGTGGAAGAAGAGAGGAGCTAATGGAGATATAGAGGATAACTACACCAACCCAGGGAGAGAGCTCCTCTATCTCTTCTGCTGGAAGAAGCCATCTTCTCTAAGCTCCACAGCTCTCAACCCCCAGGAAATCTCCACTTCAGCTAATGCCACAGATCACTCTGATGATGGTCACCTTTACCTCCACTCGAACTCAGGAAAAGATCATCTTTTGAGTCCatttggaggaggagaagagagtaTGGAGGCAGAGCTTATTAGGCTGCACAGCCTTTCGGGGCCTCCAAGATTTCTCTTCACCATCAAAGAGGAGACAAAGGAGGACTTGGAGTCAGAGGATGGGAGATCCAGAGGAGGGAGGAGCAGGAAAAGTTCAAGAGGGAGGAGCTTGAGTGATTTGCTTGTCTCTGCTGAGACCCCATTTTTAACTCCTCTCTCTTCCCCTCCTTTCTTCACCCCACCTCTGACCCCCTTGGATTGCTACAGTCGACATGGATTCAACCCCCTCTTTGAATCCTCAAAAGAAGATGATTTGAATAGGATCAGATCCTCACCCCCTCCAAAGTTCAAGTTTTTGAAGGATGCTGAGGAGAAGCTCTTAAGGAAGACACTGATGGAAGAAGCCCTGAAGGCTCACAGAAATGGGGGAGTTGTTGAGGATGTGGCCAAGCAACAAGCTTCTCTTCCTTCTCATCATCCTGCGGTTGCTACCTCATCTCCCACAAGCCCAGCAGAAGAGGAGAATGGTTCTTTCATCAATATAGTCATTGCAAAGAACAGAGAGAAGGGGCACCTCCACCATTCAAGCTCCTCCCAG GTTTGGTGTGACCTTACAGCAATATATACAGTGCAAAGCACCTGGATTTGTCGCCTTTGCACCTTGGTTTGTGCTAAAGATCATGAAGACCAATTCCTTTTCACCTCAACTTTAATTCTGTGA